One window from the genome of Magnolia sinica isolate HGM2019 chromosome 4, MsV1, whole genome shotgun sequence encodes:
- the LOC131243398 gene encoding endoglucanase 23-like, giving the protein MKLPFLFSHLLLLLCFPLSNSAPHDYLDALSKCIIFFEGQRSGRLPPNQRLTWRRDSALADGSQAGVDLEGGYYDAGDNIKFGFPMAFTTTMLAWSVIEFGNLMPPDEMNNAMIAIRWATDYLLKTISQPDRVHVQVGDPLVDHNCWERPEDMDTARTVYTVDVNNPGSDVAGETAAALAASSMVFRSSNPSYSQTLLQNAIRTFDFADNHKGAYSDNAGLKPGVCPFYCDFDGYQDELLWGAAWLRRASQNDSYLSYIQNNGKTLGADDNINEFGWDNKHAGLNVLVSKEFLEGQVMSLQSYKESADSFMCTLIPESSSSHIQYTPGGLIYKPGGSNMQHVTSIAFLLLTYANYLSRSFQTVNCGSVSVGPTSLQSQAKKQVDYILGDNPMSMSYMVGYGNKYPQRIHHRGSSLPSIVDHPQFIACKEGSTYFNSSGPNSNILVGAVVGGPGEDDEYTDDRVDFRKSEPTTYINAPLVGVLAYFVANPN; this is encoded by the exons ATGAAACTTCCCTTTCTCTTCTctcatctcctcctcctcctctgttTTCCTCTCTCTAACTCCGCCCCTCATGACTACTTAGATGCATTGTCCAAGTGCATCATCTTCTTCGAAGGCCAGAGGTCCGGCCGTCTCCCACCCAACCAACGTCTCACGTGGCGTCGGGACTCAGCTCTAGCAGACGGTTCGCAGGCTGGGGTCGACCTTGAGGGCGGATACTACGATGCTGGGGATAATATCAAGTTCGGCTTCCCGATGGCTTTCACCACTACAATGCTGGCTTGGAGTGTGATTGAATTTGGGAATTTGATGCCTCCTGATGAGATGAACAATGCCATGATtgcaatcaggtgggccactgattACCTACTCAAGACCATCTCCCAGCCTGACCGTGTCCACGTGCAG GTGGGCGACCCACTTGTAGACCACAACTGCTGGGAGAGACCAGAAGACATGGACACAGCTCGAACTGTATACACCGTTGATGTGAACAACCCCGGATCCGACGTCGCAGGTGAGACTGCGGCCGCTCTGGCAGCCTCCTCGATGGTGTTCCGATCATCTAATCCATCATACTCTCAGACCCTCTTACAAAATGCAATTCGGACCTTCGACTTCGCAGATAATCATAAAGGAGCTTACAGTGATAATGCAGGCCTTAAGCCAGGGGTCTGCCCGTTTTACTGTGATTTCGATGGATATCAG GATGAGTTGCTGTGGGGAGCTGCATGGCTGAGAAGGGCATCTCAGAACGATTCTTATCTGAGTTACATACAAAACAATGGGAAGACACTCGGTGCAGATGACAATATCAATGAGTTTGGATGGGATAATAAACATGCTGGACTCAACGTACTTGTCTCCAAG GAATTCCTTGAAGGGCAGGTGATGTCTCTACAATCATATAAAGAATCGGCGGACAGTTTCATGTGCACCCTCATACCAGAATCATCATCCTCACATATACAATACACGCCCGGTGGCCTCATATACAAGCCAGGGGGGAGCAACATGCAGCACGTGACCTCCATCGCTTTCCTACTCCTCACCTACGCTAATTATCTTTCTCGTTCATTCCAGACCGTCAATTGTGGGAGtgtcagtgtggggcccacttctctcCAATCACAAGCCAAGAAGCAG GTTGACTATATCTTAGGGGACAACCCCATGAGCATGTCCTACATGGTGGGGTATGGAAATAAGTACCCGCAACGTATACACCACCGCGGTTCTTCACTGCCGTCCATCGTGGACCACCCACAGTTCATCGCTTGCAAGGAGGGCTCTACATATTTTAACTCCTCGGGGCCCAACTCGAATATTTTAGTCGGGGCGGTGGTAGGTGGTCCTGGAGAAGATGATGAGTACACGGACGATCGAGTCGACTTCCGAAAGTCGGAGCCCACCACTTACATCAATGCGCCCCTAGTAGGTGTCCTGGCCTACTTCGTTGCAAAccctaattaa
- the LOC131244596 gene encoding uncharacterized protein LOC131244596, which translates to MAVKYGGKFVDSFLKAFGFLQTHFRAHNDIILQVVKELKKATRTIQTLCSEAKGSKRTMITCKIPATKRSIERFLFHVKALLHNTSNRETFWMGVLYLKQLTVFE; encoded by the exons ATGGCAGTGAAGTATGGTGGGAAGtttgttgattctttcctaaaag CTTTTGGCTTCCTTCAAACCCACTTTCGTGCACACAATGACATCATACTTCAAGTG GTCAAAGAGCTTAAAAAGGCAACAAGAACCATACAGACCCTCTGTTCTGAGGCCAAG GGGTCGAAGCGGACAATGATCACCTGCAAGATCCCAGCTACAAAGAGGTCTATAGAACGCTTCTTGTTTCACGTTAAGGCTCTCCTTCACAACACATCAAACAGGGAAACTTTTTGGATGGGTGTGTTATATCTTAAACAGCTTACTGTTTTTGAATAA